In Chryseobacterium gotjawalense, the following are encoded in one genomic region:
- the traM gene encoding conjugative transposon protein TraM, with protein sequence MDFKKINFKQPKYIFPLILLPVILFLGFQTTKYMDKEKQPEEKSQDLSLDLGETQDSILSKNAAYDDLFQRGDGRSMLDGIDKDEDSLQNYSDNLDHDQKRYIDSLKIVRSLNNRATGNGGNESYYSQKSQRNTDEKDFQRSAEMIRMLNNESNGTGLNMNANSANQNSFETSRNEVESDPVKMLKKQMLMIDSLEKAKDPEYQSTLAAENKLKKNKEKMAAFLNSTLRVDKATLNPRFNSIAKKNGDSFIKAVIDENTKGYLGSRIRFRLLEDINVGKHKINKGTILYGQISGFSLQRVNLNVISILKDGNILPVNLSVFDMDGMQGLYIPQSDFREMLREMGSNSVQGTQMDSGGESFFTSLFSSLFSSTSKTIANMIRQNKAKLKYNSYLYLIDDKELKKNNDD encoded by the coding sequence ATGGACTTTAAGAAAATTAATTTTAAACAACCTAAATATATTTTCCCTTTGATACTATTACCGGTCATTTTATTTCTCGGTTTTCAGACTACAAAATATATGGATAAAGAGAAACAGCCAGAAGAAAAATCGCAAGATCTGTCTCTAGATTTGGGCGAAACGCAGGATTCTATTCTTTCTAAAAATGCCGCCTACGACGATTTATTCCAGAGAGGAGATGGCCGTTCCATGCTGGATGGCATTGATAAAGACGAAGACAGTCTGCAGAATTATTCTGATAATCTGGATCACGACCAGAAGCGGTACATCGATTCGCTAAAAATCGTACGAAGTCTGAATAACCGCGCCACCGGAAATGGCGGAAATGAATCGTATTACAGCCAAAAGTCTCAAAGAAATACGGATGAGAAAGATTTTCAACGTTCCGCAGAAATGATCAGGATGCTTAATAATGAAAGCAATGGAACTGGATTAAATATGAATGCCAACTCTGCCAACCAAAATAGTTTCGAAACATCAAGAAATGAAGTAGAAAGTGATCCGGTAAAAATGTTGAAAAAACAAATGTTGATGATTGATTCTCTGGAAAAAGCAAAAGATCCCGAATATCAATCCACGCTTGCGGCCGAAAATAAATTAAAAAAGAACAAAGAAAAGATGGCCGCTTTTCTTAATTCCACACTTCGCGTAGATAAAGCCACGCTCAATCCACGCTTCAATTCAATCGCAAAGAAAAACGGTGATAGCTTTATTAAAGCAGTGATAGATGAGAACACCAAAGGTTATTTGGGAAGCAGGATTAGATTTAGATTACTTGAAGATATTAATGTTGGAAAGCATAAAATAAATAAGGGAACTATCCTTTATGGTCAGATTTCAGGATTCTCCTTACAGCGCGTAAATCTGAATGTAATCTCCATTTTAAAAGACGGAAATATTTTGCCGGTCAATCTTTCGGTTTTTGATATGGACGGAATGCAGGGACTTTATATTCCGCAAAGTGACTTTCGGGAAATGCTCCGCGAAATGGGCAGTAATTCTGTTCAGGGAACTCAAATGGATAGCGGAGGAGAAAGTTTTTTTACGAGCCTTTTTTCCAGCTTATTCAGTTCAACTTCTAAAACCATTGCAAATATGATACGGCAAAATAAAGCGAAACTGAAATACAACTCCTACTTATATCTTATAGATGACAAAGAACTTAAAAAAAACAACGATGATTAA
- the traN gene encoding conjugative transposon protein TraN: MIKNSIKNLMCGIFLFSSASTFAQTETPEKRVTDLTSLEISRGVSLHIISPEPIQFVDLSTNNLTGDLPAENIARIKITEVSDSDSLATKKDIDINDLGVITIVCQSYMAQYKVNYLDFKRDAVTNIQIQPEDMQPLEYPKLAFSSTELQKFSLNILRQKIINKPMREVKSLKLTMQINNVYVVNDYMFLDMTFLNSSNLGYDIDALKFSVEDKKIYKATNNQSIALIPVYQLYNQKQFRKSYRNIYVFKKFTYPNSKVMKIRLLEEQLSGRAIEMTVKYSDILKADTF; the protein is encoded by the coding sequence ATGATTAAAAATTCAATAAAGAACCTGATGTGCGGAATATTCCTTTTTTCTTCCGCATCCACTTTTGCGCAAACTGAAACACCGGAAAAAAGAGTAACAGATCTTACCAGTCTGGAAATTTCGAGGGGCGTGAGTCTTCATATCATTTCGCCTGAACCGATTCAGTTTGTGGATTTATCTACTAATAACTTAACGGGCGATTTGCCGGCAGAAAATATTGCAAGAATTAAAATAACTGAGGTGTCAGATTCAGATTCTCTTGCAACCAAAAAGGATATTGACATCAATGATTTGGGTGTCATCACTATTGTTTGTCAATCTTACATGGCGCAGTACAAAGTCAATTATTTAGATTTTAAAAGAGATGCAGTAACGAATATTCAAATACAGCCGGAAGATATGCAACCTCTAGAATATCCCAAATTGGCTTTCTCAAGTACTGAACTGCAGAAATTTTCACTTAATATTCTGCGGCAAAAAATAATAAACAAGCCAATGCGGGAGGTGAAGAGTTTAAAATTGACCATGCAGATAAATAATGTGTACGTCGTGAATGACTACATGTTTTTAGATATGACTTTCCTCAATTCGTCAAACTTAGGATACGATATCGACGCCTTAAAATTTTCAGTAGAAGATAAAAAGATCTACAAGGCAACAAACAATCAAAGTATCGCATTAATTCCAGTTTACCAATTGTACAATCAGAAACAATTTAGAAAAAGTTACCGGAATATTTATGTTTTCAAAAAATTCACATACCCAAACAGTAAAGTGATGAAAATACGCCTATTGGAGGAACAATTGTCAGGCAGAGCCATAGAAATGACCGTTAAGTATTCCGATATTTTGAAGGCTGATACTTTTTAA
- a CDS encoding type IV secretion system DNA-binding domain-containing protein — MQEQQNQIKIYSFFQKMVYFIVLLDCASLFFISAKIPFVTDLLTRFSKMGLFYPPLNAKICTIILIGLVAIGTRAKKKIDLNIAKQIILPIIIGLALMFGSLLIVSEASNNSLPKIIPPLNFFQIIYTLLSFSGALVAQVGADNISKLMQQKMGKDRWNVEEESFAQNQQLVKTDTSVNIPYLFRFNKKTNKGWININPFRGTMVIGTPGSGKSFGVINPAIRQMIDKGFCLCIYDFKFPDLAKIAYYHYLLKKNKDPNYNHEFHVINLNEVEKSKRVNPFKKEYIQTLAEAQEMAESMVSSLQKGGSSSGGGSEAFFTQSAINFLSSCIYFFARFEHGKYSDLPHILSFMNRSYKDIFDTLFTNEEIFSLLSPFKTAYDNKAFDQLEGQVGTLKIFLSRLATKESFWVFSGDEVELKITDIDKPSIIILASDPGTQDINSALYSSVLNRTLRLINSKHNLPGGIIADEFPTIYIHKIDNVVATARSNKIAVLLGLQEIPQLRQFYKKEVADTISAIVGNIISGSARDKNTLDWMEKMFGKIKQKSYSQSISQTGTSTSINEKMDVMIPAGKIAALKTGEMVGMIAQGEENNTDEYKTSAISGKINLDMVAIKKEEGNYVALPDYYSFLDKKGNNRKEEVLMTNFRKINKEVELIVNETAKG, encoded by the coding sequence ATGCAAGAACAACAGAATCAAATAAAGATTTACAGTTTTTTCCAAAAGATGGTGTACTTCATCGTTTTACTGGACTGTGCCTCATTGTTTTTTATTTCTGCAAAGATTCCATTTGTGACCGATCTCCTCACAAGATTCTCAAAGATGGGTTTATTTTACCCACCTCTGAATGCAAAGATTTGTACAATAATTTTAATAGGATTGGTTGCAATAGGAACCAGAGCAAAGAAGAAAATTGATCTTAATATAGCAAAACAGATCATCTTACCAATAATCATTGGTCTTGCCTTAATGTTTGGTTCCCTTCTAATTGTATCAGAAGCAAGCAATAATAGTTTGCCGAAAATAATTCCGCCTTTAAATTTTTTTCAAATTATTTACACGCTACTATCTTTTTCAGGAGCCTTGGTGGCGCAGGTAGGTGCAGATAATATTTCAAAATTAATGCAGCAGAAAATGGGAAAAGATAGATGGAATGTTGAAGAAGAAAGCTTTGCGCAAAATCAGCAGTTAGTAAAAACGGACACGTCAGTTAATATTCCCTATTTGTTTAGATTCAACAAGAAAACCAATAAAGGATGGATTAATATAAACCCATTTAGGGGAACGATGGTCATTGGAACGCCCGGTTCAGGAAAATCTTTTGGGGTCATTAATCCGGCCATTCGCCAGATGATTGATAAAGGTTTTTGTCTCTGTATTTATGATTTTAAGTTTCCAGATTTAGCCAAGATTGCCTACTATCACTATTTACTAAAGAAAAATAAAGATCCAAATTATAACCACGAATTCCATGTCATTAATTTAAACGAAGTAGAAAAATCTAAGAGGGTAAATCCGTTTAAAAAAGAATACATACAAACTTTAGCAGAAGCCCAGGAGATGGCAGAATCTATGGTTTCCTCTCTGCAAAAGGGGGGTTCAAGTTCGGGTGGCGGATCAGAAGCGTTTTTTACGCAATCAGCCATAAATTTTCTCTCCTCCTGTATCTATTTCTTTGCACGATTTGAACATGGGAAATATTCAGATTTACCCCACATCCTGTCTTTTATGAACAGGAGTTATAAAGATATTTTTGACACGCTTTTTACCAATGAAGAAATATTCTCTTTGCTTTCCCCCTTCAAAACGGCTTATGATAATAAGGCATTTGATCAGTTAGAAGGACAAGTTGGGACGTTAAAAATATTTCTTTCCCGGCTAGCAACCAAAGAAAGCTTTTGGGTTTTTTCGGGGGATGAAGTAGAATTAAAAATCACAGATATAGACAAACCTTCCATTATTATATTAGCTTCTGATCCAGGAACGCAAGACATTAATTCTGCCCTTTATTCTTCAGTTTTGAATAGAACATTACGGCTGATAAATTCCAAACATAATTTGCCCGGTGGAATCATTGCGGACGAATTTCCAACCATTTACATTCACAAGATCGACAATGTAGTAGCAACAGCAAGAAGTAATAAAATCGCGGTTTTGTTGGGTCTGCAGGAAATTCCGCAGTTGCGACAGTTTTACAAAAAGGAAGTGGCAGATACTATTTCCGCGATTGTTGGAAATATTATTTCAGGATCTGCCCGAGATAAAAATACGCTGGATTGGATGGAAAAGATGTTTGGAAAGATTAAGCAGAAAAGTTACTCTCAATCAATATCTCAGACAGGTACTTCTACAAGCATTAATGAAAAAATGGATGTCATGATTCCCGCAGGTAAAATAGCAGCGCTTAAAACCGGAGAAATGGTGGGAATGATTGCTCAGGGGGAGGAAAACAACACCGACGAATATAAAACATCTGCGATTAGTGGCAAGATTAATCTTGATATGGTCGCCATTAAAAAGGAGGAGGGTAATTATGTTGCATTGCCTGATTATTACTCATTCCTTGATAAGAAAGGAAATAACCGAAAGGAAGAAGTACTGATGACCAACTTCCGGAAAATAAATAAAGAAGTAGAATTAATTGTGAATGAAACGGCTAAAGGATAA
- a CDS encoding M23 family metallopeptidase — protein sequence MKRLKDKSMTTKIKIIILVFGVLSSQMMNAQFNTLTRTAMEKKVAAPLDLDKKKFQNQRNDQREKKKRGIKLFSSPSKAELKREINSIKSMLMKTNSSKIKEQQFNFKRIEDSLILILKASASLKKNSKSLKTFNYVDDREVSITTKIHMPLKNGIAVTSPFGTRTHPIFGMHKMHNGADIKAYYEKVYAVMDGVVTDSGWDSKGGGNYIKIKHANSVVTSYLHLSEIYYKVGEIVKAGFIIAKSGNSGHSTGAHLHFSVSENGEYINPIHFLNDLIKANNLIATYHAN from the coding sequence ATGAAACGGCTAAAGGATAAAAGTATGACTACCAAAATAAAAATAATAATTCTCGTGTTTGGAGTTCTTAGCAGCCAAATGATGAATGCACAATTCAATACTTTGACGCGCACGGCCATGGAAAAAAAGGTCGCTGCTCCTTTGGACTTAGATAAGAAAAAGTTTCAAAATCAGAGGAACGATCAAAGAGAAAAGAAAAAAAGAGGGATAAAGCTATTTAGTTCTCCTTCAAAAGCAGAACTGAAAAGGGAAATTAATTCTATAAAATCGATGCTGATGAAAACTAATTCTTCAAAAATTAAAGAACAGCAATTTAATTTTAAAAGGATCGAAGATTCATTAATACTCATTTTGAAAGCAAGCGCCTCATTGAAAAAAAATTCTAAATCTCTTAAAACATTCAATTATGTAGATGACAGGGAAGTAAGCATTACAACTAAAATTCACATGCCCCTAAAAAATGGAATCGCTGTTACTTCTCCTTTTGGTACCCGAACTCATCCAATCTTTGGAATGCACAAGATGCACAACGGTGCAGATATAAAAGCGTATTACGAAAAGGTGTATGCCGTGATGGACGGCGTAGTAACCGATTCCGGTTGGGATTCTAAAGGAGGCGGGAATTATATTAAAATAAAACATGCTAATTCCGTTGTCACCTCCTATCTGCACTTATCCGAAATTTACTATAAAGTCGGTGAAATTGTAAAAGCGGGATTTATCATTGCTAAAAGCGGCAACTCTGGACATTCAACCGGCGCACATCTTCATTTTTCTGTAAGTGAAAATGGAGAATATATTAATCCAATTCATTTTTTAAACGATCTCATAAAAGCAAATAATTTAATAGCAACATACCATGCAAACTAA
- a CDS encoding JAB domain-containing protein, producing the protein MSVTLEIGKYNEQIESAGFQKMEFSDIDEAIANLEFMKMGFNYFQTGESLVVRLDEGQKSHLIDYDAIIPIKEIRKELEDKYHPNLTKNEKEIRSITANGEAKISANSNFSFEADATTRYAKTSSGEKLPFKLFNPNETGAGSNLLREPQDSLRSNDFALVERRFAENKSLQLFGNEKIGSIDDVAWLFKALEDEAVEHAFLVYDFKDKGYFVQHISTGTFDAAFVDNRLLIGNVLEANPSAITLVHNHPSGNLKVSKADVDCINKLKKALEDSDINVNSGIIINLRSGKYVVFDENETAHIYMKSNPESFKEIQPYSFSKQVLVENYQPVKITSSADIAKFITSQKFGISDKTELLVLNNQLNIVGKFIMPPDKQLDFIIAKVARFGGSKCILYGNNITPEQVNVYNKKLHFSGIEILDAIRFNSGNAKKLYESFADNGVLESPKEMNGEVRENSNNTNYKQNQKSKIMEKKEFDQQDYLQNQLKYLGFGEGDKLHKDLETGINSADNQFEITIGSDKASAGNEVDFTLKFNKTDSGGVFLNSYRAVLNNNKGEEISQNFPVNRENTFTAKEAINLLEGRSVKIEFTNPKTEQLEPAFVKLNFAEPKTEKGNYNFQNFYKNYGVDTDQIVEKSNLIFDKPEYRESTIKSLEKGNVVKVKFEMDDNVVEGKAVLNPQYKNLSIYDQDMNRINTNKPLEGLENENKHDKNKVKEQSIKR; encoded by the coding sequence ATGAGTGTAACATTAGAAATAGGCAAATACAACGAACAAATTGAATCCGCGGGTTTTCAGAAAATGGAATTTTCCGACATTGATGAAGCGATTGCTAATCTCGAATTTATGAAAATGGGGTTCAACTATTTTCAAACGGGGGAATCACTTGTAGTGAGATTAGATGAAGGACAAAAATCCCATTTGATTGATTACGATGCAATTATTCCGATTAAAGAAATTAGAAAAGAACTCGAAGATAAATACCATCCAAACTTAACGAAAAATGAAAAAGAAATCCGATCGATTACAGCAAATGGCGAAGCGAAAATATCGGCAAACTCAAACTTTAGTTTTGAAGCGGATGCAACGACAAGGTATGCAAAAACATCATCTGGCGAAAAATTACCCTTTAAATTGTTCAATCCCAATGAAACTGGTGCCGGATCCAATTTGCTACGGGAACCGCAAGATTCTTTACGATCCAACGATTTTGCATTAGTAGAAAGACGTTTCGCTGAAAACAAATCACTCCAACTTTTTGGAAATGAAAAAATCGGAAGTATTGATGATGTTGCGTGGTTATTCAAAGCCCTAGAAGATGAAGCCGTAGAGCATGCCTTTTTAGTCTATGATTTTAAAGATAAAGGATATTTTGTTCAGCATATTTCAACTGGAACTTTTGATGCGGCATTTGTTGATAACCGGCTTTTGATCGGGAATGTTCTTGAAGCAAACCCTTCAGCAATCACTTTGGTACATAATCATCCAAGCGGAAATTTGAAAGTTTCTAAAGCAGATGTGGATTGTATTAACAAGTTGAAAAAAGCATTAGAAGATTCAGATATTAACGTAAACAGTGGAATCATTATCAATTTAAGAAGCGGAAAGTATGTCGTTTTTGATGAAAATGAAACTGCTCATATCTACATGAAATCTAATCCGGAATCTTTCAAGGAAATACAGCCCTATTCTTTTAGTAAACAGGTTCTGGTAGAGAATTATCAACCGGTGAAAATTACGAGCTCAGCTGATATTGCAAAATTTATTACTTCGCAAAAATTTGGAATATCCGATAAGACGGAATTGTTGGTGCTCAACAACCAGCTGAATATCGTTGGAAAATTTATAATGCCTCCCGATAAACAGCTCGACTTTATTATTGCCAAGGTTGCACGGTTTGGTGGATCAAAATGTATTTTATATGGTAATAACATCACTCCGGAACAAGTTAACGTCTACAACAAAAAGCTTCACTTTTCGGGTATTGAAATTTTAGATGCAATTCGATTCAACAGTGGAAACGCAAAGAAATTATATGAGTCTTTTGCTGATAATGGGGTATTAGAAAGTCCAAAAGAAATGAATGGCGAAGTACGCGAAAATTCAAATAATACTAATTACAAACAAAATCAAAAATCAAAAATTATGGAAAAGAAGGAATTCGATCAACAAGATTATTTACAAAACCAACTGAAATATCTTGGCTTTGGTGAAGGCGATAAACTTCACAAAGATTTAGAAACTGGCATAAATTCGGCCGATAATCAATTTGAAATTACGATCGGTTCAGACAAAGCATCAGCTGGCAATGAGGTGGATTTTACTTTAAAGTTTAATAAGACAGACAGTGGCGGAGTTTTCCTTAATTCCTATAGGGCTGTTTTGAACAATAATAAGGGAGAAGAAATATCACAGAACTTCCCGGTGAATAGAGAGAATACATTTACAGCGAAGGAAGCAATTAATTTATTAGAGGGACGATCTGTAAAAATTGAATTTACGAATCCAAAAACAGAACAGCTTGAACCTGCTTTTGTGAAACTGAACTTTGCGGAACCTAAAACGGAAAAAGGGAATTATAATTTTCAAAATTTTTACAAAAATTATGGAGTAGATACCGATCAGATTGTAGAGAAATCCAATTTAATTTTCGACAAGCCGGAATATCGAGAAAGCACGATCAAATCTCTGGAAAAAGGAAACGTGGTAAAAGTGAAATTTGAAATGGACGACAACGTTGTTGAAGGGAAAGCAGTGCTCAATCCGCAATATAAGAACTTGAGTATCTACGATCAGGACATGAACCGGATTAATACCAATAAGCCTCTGGAAGGTTTGGAGAACGAGAATAAGCACGATAAAAATAAGGTGAAGGAGCAGAGTATCAAAAGGTAA